From the Ctenopharyngodon idella isolate HZGC_01 chromosome 3, HZGC01, whole genome shotgun sequence genome, one window contains:
- the suz12a gene encoding polycomb protein suz12-A produces MAPQKHGSGGNGFYANSTSKAANGGAHVSSGVVMPSVKRPKMEQIQADHELFLQAFEKPTQIYRFLRTRNLIAPIFLHRSLTYMAHRNSRTNSKRKCFSVNDLLFKVEKSKVDQESHNMSSNLQLTFTGFFHKTEKPLQNSENEENSVSVEVLLVKVCHKKRKDVSCPVKQVPTGKKQVPLNPDISQTKLGAFPTLVVPSHEFEPSNSHMVKSYSLLFRVSRPGGRELNAMTTRDSNVIEELSSRKRRYCSHQDDGETTFVAQMTVFDKNRRLQLLDGEYEVSMQEMEESPVGKKRATWETILDGKWLPPFETFSQGPTLQFTLRWTNDTTDRGTAPVAKPLATRNSESSTVDSSKPSNVKPPQAVAVNDSVGADLPVRREQTHVEPRQKIRVYYQFLYNNNTRQQTEARDDLHCPWCTLNCRKLYSLLKHLKLSHSRFIFNYVPHPKGARIDVSINECYDGSYVGNPQDIHCQPGFAFSRNGPVKRTPVTHFLVCRPKRSKPSLSEFLEPEDGEQEQPRTYISGHNRLYFHSDSCVPLRPQEMEVDSEDERDPEWLREKTAMQIEEFTDVNEGEKEVMKLWNLHVMKHGFIADNQMNQACVLFVEQHGTTIVEKNLCRNTLLHLVSMHDFGLVNTLTIDKAMAHLRDLKQQKDSQEQSKKQDRALGGSSADGEVSVSNLVKTQNH; encoded by the exons ATGGCCCCACAAAAGCACGGCTCTGGTGGAAACGGTTTTTATGCCAACAGCACGAGTAAAGCTGCTAATGGAGGAGCGCACGTATCGTCCGGTGTTGTGATGCCTTCAGTCAAGCGACCCAAGATGGAGCAGATCCAAGCCGACCACGAACTCTTCCTGCAGGCGTTCGAGA AACCAACTCAAATATACAGATTTCTTCGCACAAGGAATCTCATAGCA CCAATCTTCCTGCACAGATCTCTTACGTATATGGCCCACAGAAACTCAAGAACAAATTCAAAAAG AAAGTGTTTTAGCGTGAACGATCTCCTATTCAAAGTAGAGAAGTCAAAAGTGGATCAGGAATCTCACAA TATGTCTTCAAACCTGCAGCTCACTTTCACTGGATTCTTCCATAAAACTG AGAAGCCATTGCAGAACTCAGAGAATGAAGAAAACTCTGTGTCTGTAGAAGTGCTGCTCGTCAAGGTCTGCCACAAGAAGAGAAAG GATGTGAGTTGCCCAGTGAAGCAAGTGCCGACAGGTAAAAAGCAGGTGCCTCTGAACCCAGATATCAGTCAGACCAAGCTAGGAGCTTTTCCCACACTGGTAGTGCCCAGCCATGAGTTTGAACCCAGTAACAGCCACATGGTGAAGTCCTACTCCCTTCTGTTCAGAGTGTCACGTCCAGGGGGGAGAGAGCTCAATGCCATGACCACCAGAGATTCCA ATGTTATTGAAGAGCTGTCTAGCAGGAAGAGGAGATACTGCTCTCATCAGGATGATGGGGAAACAACATTTGTGGCACAAATGACAGTTTTTGATAAAAATAg ACGCCTCCAGCTTTTGGATGGTGAGTATGAAGTCTCCATGCAAGAGATGGAGGAGAGTCCTGTAGGCAAGAAAAGGGCAACGTGGGAAACCATACTAGATGGGAAG TGGCTTCCACCCTTCGAGACCTTTTCTCAGGGACCCACACTGCAGTTCACTTTGAGATGGACCAACGACACTACTGACAGAGGAACGGCACCAGTGGCTAAACCGCTTGCCACACGCAATTCTGAATCCAGCACAGTAGACAGCAGCAAGCCTAGTAATGTAAAGCCGCCACAAGCAGTAG CTGTTAATGATTCAGTTGGTGCTGATCTACCAGTAAGAAGAGAACAAACTCATGTTGAACCTCGTCAGAAAATACGTGTTTATTATCAG TTCCTCTACAACAATAACACACGGCAGCAGACGGAGGCCAGAGATGACCTGCACTGTCCGTGGTGCACGTTGAACTGCCGTAAACTCTACAGCCTCCTCAAGCACCTCAAGCTCTCACACAGCCGCTTCATCTTCAACTATGTG CCTCATCCTAAAGGAGCCAGGATAGATGTGTCGATTAATGAATGCTATGACGGCTCTTACGTGGGCAACCCTCAGGACATCCACTGCCAGCCTGGTTTTGCCTTCAGCCGTAACGGCCCAGTAAAGAGGACTCCAGTTACGCACTTCCTTGTCTGCAG GCCCAAGCGCTCAAAGCCCAGCCTCTCTGAGTTCCTGGAGCCAGAAGATGGAGAACAGGAGCAGCCACGGACGTACATCAGCGGCCACAACCGCCTGTACTTCCACAGTGACAGCTGCGTGCCGCTTAGACCACAGGAAATGGAAGTGGACAGTGAGGATGAGAGGGACCCGGAGTGGCTCAGGGAGAAGACCGCTATG CAAATCGAGGAGTTCACAGATGTCaatgagggagagaaagaggtCATGAAACTGTGGAACCTGCATGTAATGAAACATGG ATTCATAGCTGACAACCAAATGAATCAGGCGTGCGTGTTGTTTGTGGAGCAGCATGGCACAACCATCGTCGAGAAGAATCTGTGCCGGAACACTCTGCTCCATCTGGTCAGCATGCACGACTTCGGCTTAGTGAATACACTGACTATAGACAAGGCCATGGCTCACCTGAGAGATCTGAAACAGCAAAAAGACAGCCAGGAGCAATCCAAAAAGCAAGACCGTGCTCTTGGCGGATCCAGCGCCGATGGCGAAGTCAGCGTATCAAATTTAGTCAAGACCCAGAATCACTGA
- the crlf3 gene encoding cytokine receptor-like factor 3 translates to MSIEAEALLQEAKESIEAAQNYRSELQQRLHGLSQARKQVRGSASQTREALQRHFQELQTAVSRLLTERLNALLQEVDNIELDSVSPLDDCQKLIESGVSTADELLREGEAAIRCGINEKEDKLGSFTKKALQIQLDSLPEVPVLVDVPCLSAQLDDSLLHMFRSHVARHGSVASHPPVQIEELVERPGGVLVRWCKVDDDFTPQDYRLQYRRGNSSQYEDAYIGKDHEFLVLHLDPHIDHLFRVCARGEGRTEWSPWSIPQTGYTTLAPHEWTPGVDGYILSSRKNIAMRSDSSAGHGGVLYSNSSTYFCGQTLTFKITAAGQTDKRDSLGVCADSRTDTDSLQRDQAVCISTNGAVFVNGKEMTNQLPAITVGSSVTFDMEVVNLFPVSNNNNPSDGGNFKLRVTIGSGNREVVFDWLLDQVVDSLFFGCSFTHPGWKVLVF, encoded by the exons gtGCGAGGCAGTGCCAGTCAGACACGTGAGGCTCTGCAGCGGCACTTCCAGGAGCTGCAGACGGCAGTGAGTCGACTGCTGACTGAGAGGCTGAACGCTCTGCTGCAGGAAGTCGACAACATCGAGCTGGACAGTGTCAGCCCCTTAGATGACTGTCAGAAGCTCATTGAGAGTGGAGTCAGCACAGCTGATGAGCTGCTCCGAGAGG GGGAGGCTGCCATCCGCTGTGGTATAAATGAGAAGGAGGACAAGCTGGGCAGCTTCACTAAGAAAGCCCTGCAGATCCAGTTGGACAG TCTGCCCGAGGTACCTGTTCTGGTGGACGTGCCGTGTCTGTCTGCGCAGCTGGACGACTCTCTGCTGCATATGTTCCGTTCACATGTGGCTCGGCACGGCAGCGTGGCGTCTCATCCGCCCGTCCAGATCGAGGAGCTGGTGGAGAGGCCAGGCGGCGTGCTGGTGCGCTGGTGTAAG GTGGACGATGACTTTACCCCTCAGGACTACCGGTTGCAATACCGTCGTGGTAACTCTTCACAGTATGAGGACGCATACATCGGGAAAGACCATGAGTTCCTGGTGCTCCATCTCGACCCGCATATCGACCACCTGTTCCGTGTGTGCGCCAGAGGAGAGGGTCGAACCGAATGGAGCCCGTGGAGCATCCCGCAGACTGGTTACACCACACTCGCACCCCACG AATGGACTCCAGGCGTGGATGGTTACATTTTAAGTAGTAGGAAGAACATCGCCATGCGAAGTGACTCATCAGCTGGTCATGGAGGCGTGCTCTACTCCAACTCCTCCACATACTTCTGTGGCCAGACCCTTACCTTCAA gaTCACAGCTGCTGGACAGACAGATAAGCGTGACAGTTTGGGTGTGTGTGCGGACAGCAGAACTGACACAGACTCGCTGCAGAGGGATCAGGCTGTCTGCATCTCCACTAATG GTGCTGTGTTTGTGAACGGAAAGGAGATGACCAACCAGCTGCCAGCCATCACTGTTGGCTCGTCTGTGACCTTTGACATGGAAGTGGTCAACCTCTTTCCTGTGAGCAACAACAACAATCCTAGCGACGGTGGAAACTTCAAGCTGAGGGTGACGATTGGCTCAGGGAACAGGGAAGTGGTGTTTGATTGGCTGCTGGATCAGGTGGTAGACAGCCTTTTCTTTGGCTGCTCCTTCACGCACCCTGGATGGAAAGTGCTGGTGTTTTGA